The Novipirellula caenicola DNA segment TTTGGCTCGAACTGACAACGTTCGCTGATATGGCCAGATCAGGAAAATCTCGCGAGGCTGGCCTGACCATTGATGCAAGACTCTTTTCAAAGCTCCGCTTTTAATTTCATGCTGAATGATACTCAGTGGCAACAATGCAATACCTGCACCGGATCGTACTA contains these protein-coding regions:
- a CDS encoding LysR substrate-binding domain-containing protein, which produces MVFRQSLVRSGAGIALLPLSIIQHEIKSGALKRVLHQWSGQPREIFLIWPYQRTLSVRAKCFQEELLAFLDEQTWFVPEN